A genomic stretch from candidate division WOR-3 bacterium includes:
- a CDS encoding SpoIID/LytB domain-containing protein codes for MLLSLIIISFASKLEKGKIVFRTENAYTGYLIPAEIKVFKDGNLKVKVKTDGLYTFSLPSGEYEFYFSSEGYSPIETYFFITPQESLNVTVYLSPLKRENLFPPEREGLTGIRGYVSDEKGFPLKDVEVLFKGKDLKTITDEKGIFEFWIELPEGDYSSLGEIPRDTVVLELKGYKKVKREILLIPENLILKIKMKKGKGEEIIPEIRGKGTGEELPPSPYRGFEGKKEVGLFRTLLDPPPSIRVGKSCSCWTCSDVVVMDLEFYVSSGLDDEWIASWGQHTLRAGSIPYRSYGTYYVVYPYSQNYDICDNTCCQVWDGSDIYSSCTLATYVTNGILLEKNSDYARSEYSAENNNCGCGDGYTGTGTTWPCIYDPVCAGYTCNGHGRGMCQWGSRRWAYYQGKLWKWITNHYYEPGNMYLASPMKINSVSVSRNQLTPGDTFVIYYDIYSYCEKKHENILLGASLYNPDVGFIDDPQNDSLVIIPPQVSSRTRIFVIPQNTPYGLYDLWTALWIDVDEDGNITGNDLDLYLFILQGAISIQPVGMEEKLPPNFSLISNLPRKFGFINISSSVEEQKINIIFSVPSKRKAKLELFDIKGSKILSIFERSFEKGIYSYSFNTKFLKSGVYFLIFQSDKGEKESIKIEVFR; via the coding sequence ATGCTTTTAAGTTTAATTATTATATCTTTTGCTTCAAAACTCGAGAAAGGTAAAATAGTTTTCAGAACGGAAAATGCATATACAGGTTATTTAATACCTGCGGAAATAAAGGTTTTTAAAGATGGGAATTTAAAGGTTAAGGTAAAAACTGATGGATTATATACTTTCTCCTTACCTTCAGGAGAATATGAGTTTTATTTTTCCTCAGAAGGTTATTCACCTATTGAAACTTATTTTTTCATTACTCCTCAAGAAAGTTTAAATGTAACGGTTTATCTTTCCCCGTTAAAAAGAGAAAATTTATTTCCACCTGAAAGGGAAGGGTTAACAGGAATTCGCGGATATGTATCTGATGAGAAGGGTTTTCCTTTAAAAGATGTTGAAGTTCTTTTTAAAGGAAAAGATTTAAAAACAATTACTGATGAAAAAGGAATATTTGAATTCTGGATAGAATTACCTGAAGGAGATTATTCTTCTCTTGGCGAAATTCCGAGAGACACGGTAGTTTTGGAACTTAAAGGTTATAAAAAAGTTAAAAGGGAAATCCTTTTGATTCCGGAAAATTTAATATTAAAGATAAAGATGAAAAAAGGGAAAGGTGAAGAGATAATACCTGAAATAAGAGGAAAAGGAACAGGTGAAGAATTACCCCCTTCTCCTTATAGAGGATTTGAAGGTAAAAAAGAAGTAGGACTTTTCAGAACCCTTTTGGATCCGCCTCCTTCAATAAGAGTTGGAAAATCCTGTAGTTGCTGGACCTGTTCCGATGTTGTTGTTATGGATTTAGAATTTTATGTTTCAAGTGGACTTGATGATGAATGGATAGCTTCTTGGGGACAGCATACATTAAGGGCTGGCTCAATTCCATATAGAAGTTATGGAACATATTATGTTGTATACCCATACAGTCAAAATTATGATATATGTGATAATACATGCTGTCAGGTATGGGATGGAAGTGATATTTATTCAAGTTGCACCCTTGCTACTTATGTTACAAATGGAATTTTATTAGAAAAAAATTCTGATTATGCTCGTTCAGAATATTCTGCTGAAAACAACAACTGTGGATGTGGTGATGGGTATACTGGAACAGGAACAACCTGGCCATGTATATACGATCCTGTCTGTGCGGGATACACTTGTAATGGTCACGGAAGGGGAATGTGTCAATGGGGTTCAAGAAGATGGGCTTATTATCAGGGAAAGTTATGGAAATGGATTACAAATCACTATTATGAGCCAGGAAATATGTATTTAGCCTCACCGATGAAGATAAATTCAGTGAGTGTTTCACGGAATCAACTCACACCTGGTGATACTTTTGTAATTTATTATGACATTTATTCCTATTGTGAGAAAAAGCATGAAAATATTTTGCTTGGTGCTTCCCTTTATAATCCTGATGTGGGATTTATAGATGACCCTCAAAATGATTCTCTTGTTATAATTCCACCTCAAGTAAGTTCAAGGACAAGGATATTTGTAATTCCACAGAATACTCCTTATGGCTTATATGACCTCTGGACTGCCTTGTGGATTGATGTGGATGAAGATGGAAATATAACAGGTAATGATCTTGACCTTTACTTATTTATTCTTCAAGGTGCAATAAGTATACAGCCTGTTGGAATGGAAGAAAAGTTGCCACCCAATTTTTCTTTAATTTCTAACCTGCCCCGAAAATTTGGATTTATTAATATTTCATCAAGTGTAGAAGAGCAGAAAATAAATATTATCTTCAGTGTTCCCTCAAAAAGAAAAGCTAAGCTTGAACTTTTTGACATAAAGGGTTCAAAGATTTTAAGTATTTTTGAGAGAAGTTTTGAAAAAGGGATATATAGTTATTCATTCAATACAAAATTTTTAAAATCAGGAGTTTACTTTTTAATATTTCAAAGTGATAAAGGAGAAAAGGAGAGTATAAAAATTGAGGTTTTTAGATAA
- a CDS encoding heavy metal translocating P-type ATPase codes for MENKKKQIKIKIGGMTCASCVRRVENSLKNLKGILNVNVNLATESAIITYDENFLKIDNIKKRIDDIGYKFLGISSDEGYEIDEKEKKKYIDKLKKRVYTGFGGGILLLFLMYGEYLGLNFKNFKGLLFLQLLIAAPLMLYVGGPIFKKALNGIKNKDLNMDVMYAIGIGSSFISSLLATFKIIPENYNFYEASVLLAAFLTLGRLLENLAKNRTGEAIKKLIDLRPKEATVLKDGKELKIPIKEVKPGDIVLVKPGEKIPTDGIVIEGESFLDESMVRGEPIPEFKKKGDEVIGGTINQNGYLKIKVTKDFKETFLSQVIKLVEEAQYTKPQVQKLADRIVTYFIPVVLIIAISSYIFWRFFGNANIMPPSLFAFISLISVLVIACPCAFGLATPTAITAGIGKGAELGILIRNGEALETLKKINTIIFDKTGTLTKGKPEVESVITFNNIKEEELILYAASAEKNSEHPLAKAILNYAEKIKINLIEPEKFESFPGKGIRAIIKGKEVYIGNKNFLREIKIEINKQIEKEIEKLEEEAKTLLLVAIDGKLKGIISVSDRIKENAKEIISYLKKKKKKVYMITGDTKKSGEAVARKLSIDNVIAEVLPHEKREKVKELQKKGEIVAFIGDGINDSPALTQADVGIALGSGTDIAIESGDIVLLRDDLRDVIIAMELSIKTLNKIKQNIFWALIYNIILIPFAAGLFYLLFRVPFRPEWSAAAMALSSISVVTNSLLLKKYKPSLKI; via the coding sequence ATGGAAAATAAGAAAAAACAAATAAAAATTAAAATCGGTGGAATGACCTGTGCAAGTTGTGTAAGGAGAGTGGAGAATTCTTTAAAAAATTTAAAGGGAATTTTAAATGTTAATGTAAATTTAGCAACTGAAAGCGCAATAATTACTTATGATGAGAATTTTTTAAAAATAGATAACATAAAAAAAAGAATTGATGATATAGGTTATAAATTTCTGGGAATTTCCTCTGATGAAGGTTATGAAATAGATGAAAAAGAAAAAAAGAAATACATAGATAAACTTAAAAAAAGAGTTTATACAGGATTTGGTGGCGGAATTTTACTTTTATTCTTAATGTATGGAGAATATCTGGGACTAAACTTCAAAAATTTTAAAGGTTTACTTTTCCTTCAGTTATTAATAGCAGCCCCCCTTATGTTATATGTAGGTGGTCCAATTTTCAAAAAAGCTTTAAATGGAATTAAAAATAAAGATTTAAATATGGATGTTATGTATGCTATCGGAATAGGCTCAAGTTTTATCTCAAGCCTTCTTGCTACTTTTAAAATCATTCCAGAAAACTATAATTTTTATGAGGCAAGCGTACTCCTTGCAGCCTTTTTAACCCTCGGAAGACTCCTTGAAAATTTAGCAAAAAATAGAACAGGGGAAGCCATAAAAAAACTTATAGATTTAAGACCAAAAGAGGCAACAGTTTTGAAAGATGGTAAAGAGTTAAAAATTCCAATAAAAGAAGTTAAACCAGGAGATATTGTGTTAGTTAAACCTGGTGAAAAAATACCAACAGATGGGATTGTAATAGAAGGAGAGAGTTTCCTTGATGAATCAATGGTAAGGGGTGAACCAATTCCTGAATTTAAGAAAAAAGGTGATGAAGTTATAGGTGGAACAATAAATCAGAATGGTTATTTAAAAATTAAAGTTACAAAAGATTTTAAAGAAACATTCCTCTCACAGGTTATAAAACTTGTTGAAGAAGCACAGTATACAAAACCACAGGTACAAAAGCTTGCTGACAGAATTGTGACATATTTTATTCCTGTTGTCCTTATTATAGCAATTTCCTCTTACATTTTCTGGAGATTTTTTGGAAATGCTAATATAATGCCACCTTCCCTATTTGCCTTTATATCTCTTATATCAGTTCTTGTCATAGCCTGTCCCTGTGCCTTTGGTCTTGCAACTCCTACTGCAATAACTGCAGGAATAGGAAAAGGTGCTGAACTTGGAATACTTATAAGAAATGGTGAAGCTCTTGAAACCTTAAAGAAAATTAATACAATAATTTTTGACAAAACCGGAACATTAACAAAAGGAAAACCAGAAGTTGAAAGTGTTATAACATTTAATAATATAAAGGAGGAAGAACTTATACTTTATGCTGCATCTGCTGAAAAAAATTCAGAGCATCCACTTGCAAAGGCTATTTTAAATTATGCTGAAAAAATTAAAATAAACTTAATAGAACCTGAAAAATTTGAAAGCTTTCCTGGAAAAGGTATAAGAGCAATAATCAAGGGAAAGGAAGTTTATATTGGAAATAAAAATTTTTTAAGGGAGATAAAAATTGAAATAAATAAACAAATAGAAAAGGAAATAGAAAAACTGGAAGAAGAGGCAAAAACTCTACTTTTAGTAGCAATTGATGGTAAACTAAAAGGAATAATATCAGTTAGTGACAGAATAAAAGAAAACGCAAAAGAAATAATTTCCTATCTCAAAAAAAAGAAGAAAAAGGTTTATATGATTACAGGTGACACAAAAAAATCTGGTGAAGCGGTTGCGAGAAAACTTTCCATTGATAATGTAATAGCAGAAGTTTTACCCCATGAAAAAAGGGAAAAAGTAAAGGAACTTCAGAAAAAAGGAGAAATTGTTGCTTTTATTGGAGATGGTATTAACGATTCACCTGCATTAACACAGGCGGATGTAGGTATCGCTTTAGGTTCTGGGACTGATATAGCAATTGAAAGTGGTGATATAGTGCTTTTAAGGGATGATTTAAGAGATGTTATAATTGCAATGGAACTTTCTATTAAAACCTTAAACAAAATAAAACAGAATATATTCTGGGCTTTGATTTATAATATAATACTAATTCCCTTTGCAGCAGGACTATTTTATTTATTATTTAGAGTGCCTTTCAGACCAGAATGGTCAGCAGCAGCAATGGCCTTAAGCTCTATATCAGTTGTAACAAATTCCCTGCTTCTAAAAAAATATAAACCTTCCTTGAAAATCTAA
- a CDS encoding metal-sensitive transcriptional regulator, with translation MKLDEKTKEEVLPRIKKIEGQIQGIIKMIEERRECPEIINQINAAKRALEKVALIIMESHIKLHVSQSFKRNINKEEIIEELTETIFKFLK, from the coding sequence ATGAAACTGGATGAAAAAACAAAGGAAGAAGTGCTTCCAAGAATAAAAAAAATAGAAGGTCAAATTCAAGGAATAATTAAAATGATAGAAGAAAGAAGGGAGTGTCCTGAAATTATAAATCAGATAAACGCAGCAAAAAGGGCACTTGAAAAGGTGGCACTTATTATAATGGAATCCCACATAAAGCTTCATGTATCTCAATCTTTTAAAAGGAATATAAATAAAGAGGAAATTATTGAGGAACTTACGGAAACAATTTTTAAATTTTTAAAATAA
- a CDS encoding heavy metal translocating P-type ATPase: MKRKNCCEKCDIEIKKEDLEEKKKNIKEIIIILISLILFVTGLLIFKKIILLIAYIISGEPIIRRAIKNILKGKFFDENTLMSVATIGAILINEVEEAVLVALFYRVGEFLQSISIQRSKRRIKKILELKPNFANIKRGDSVVRIKPEEVKIGEIIIVKPGEKVPLDGIIIKGESYVDTSPLTGESVPKFFKKGDEISAGVINKESVLEIKVLKEFKESSINKILDLVEKAKEKKANPEKFITKFSKYYTPFVLIISFLIAFLLPLTTDITIRDSIYRALVLLVISCPCALVISVPLSYFVGIGTCSKNGILVKGSNYLDILNEIKFFLFDKTGTLTEGVFKVRDIKNFNGFRKEEILEISAYAEANSNHPIAKAIKEYYGKEIKNIEMEEFSEKPGLGIKAKFKGRNVLVGSDRFLHENNIGHEICKGDGTTVHVVVDNVYAGYITISDEIRKEAKSVIENLKKLKIKIGMLTGDEKFVAEEISKKLNLDFFKAELLPEEKVKEIENLKNSHKVAFLGDGINDAAAIAISDVGIAMGAIGQDAAIESSDIVIMDDNLSKIKKLFSISKKTKNIVFMNIIFAILIKLLFIYLGSIGIARMWEAVFADMGVSIIAILNSMRIMKS, from the coding sequence ATGAAAAGAAAAAACTGTTGCGAAAAATGTGATATTGAAATAAAAAAGGAAGATTTAGAAGAAAAAAAGAAAAATATAAAGGAGATAATTATAATTTTAATTTCTTTAATTTTATTCGTAACTGGATTACTAATTTTTAAAAAAATAATTCTTTTAATTGCTTACATAATTTCAGGTGAACCAATAATAAGAAGAGCAATAAAAAATATTTTAAAAGGGAAGTTTTTTGATGAAAATACCTTAATGTCGGTGGCTACAATTGGAGCAATTTTAATAAATGAAGTAGAAGAAGCTGTTCTTGTTGCCCTTTTTTATAGAGTAGGAGAATTTTTACAAAGTATTTCAATTCAAAGATCAAAAAGAAGAATAAAAAAGATCCTTGAACTTAAACCAAACTTCGCAAATATTAAAAGGGGTGATAGTGTAGTCAGAATAAAACCAGAAGAAGTAAAAATTGGAGAAATTATAATTGTTAAACCAGGGGAAAAAGTTCCACTTGATGGAATTATAATTAAAGGTGAATCCTATGTTGATACATCTCCTTTAACAGGTGAATCAGTCCCTAAATTTTTTAAAAAGGGGGATGAAATAAGTGCAGGTGTTATAAATAAAGAAAGTGTCCTTGAAATTAAAGTTTTAAAAGAATTTAAAGAATCCAGCATAAATAAGATACTTGATCTTGTTGAAAAAGCAAAGGAAAAAAAGGCAAATCCTGAAAAATTCATAACAAAATTCTCAAAATATTACACTCCCTTCGTTTTAATTATAAGTTTTCTTATAGCTTTTCTTTTACCCTTAACAACTGATATAACAATAAGAGATTCAATTTACAGAGCCCTTGTCCTCCTTGTTATATCCTGTCCCTGTGCTCTTGTGATAAGTGTTCCCCTTTCCTACTTTGTCGGAATAGGGACCTGTTCAAAAAATGGAATCCTTGTTAAGGGTTCAAATTACCTTGATATTTTAAACGAAATCAAATTTTTTCTTTTTGATAAAACAGGAACACTCACAGAAGGTGTTTTTAAGGTCAGGGATATAAAAAATTTTAATGGTTTTAGAAAGGAAGAAATTCTTGAGATCTCAGCCTATGCGGAGGCAAACTCAAATCATCCAATTGCAAAAGCAATAAAAGAATATTATGGAAAAGAGATAAAAAATATTGAAATGGAAGAATTCAGTGAAAAACCTGGACTTGGAATAAAGGCTAAATTTAAAGGAAGAAATGTTTTAGTTGGAAGTGATAGATTTCTTCATGAAAATAATATAGGTCATGAAATATGTAAGGGAGACGGAACTACTGTCCATGTAGTTGTTGATAATGTTTATGCTGGATATATAACTATTTCAGATGAAATCAGAAAGGAAGCAAAATCAGTGATTGAAAATTTAAAAAAACTAAAAATTAAAATAGGTATGCTAACAGGAGATGAAAAATTTGTTGCAGAGGAAATAAGTAAAAAACTAAACCTTGACTTTTTTAAAGCGGAACTTTTACCAGAAGAAAAAGTTAAAGAAATAGAAAATTTAAAAAATAGTCACAAAGTTGCTTTTCTTGGAGATGGAATAAATGATGCTGCTGCCATAGCAATTTCAGATGTGGGAATAGCAATGGGAGCTATTGGACAGGATGCTGCAATTGAAAGTTCAGATATTGTTATAATGGATGACAATTTATCAAAAATAAAAAAACTCTTTTCAATCTCAAAGAAAACTAAAAATATAGTTTTTATGAACATCATCTTCGCAATTTTAATAAAATTACTTTTTATATACTTGGGTTCAATTGGAATTGCCAGAATGTGGGAAGCAGTTTTTGCTGATATGGGTGTCTCTATTATTGCAATTTTAAACTCAATGAGAATTATGAAATCTTAG
- a CDS encoding PLP-dependent aspartate aminotransferase family protein — MRYNTKLIHIGEEPNLKEGGTGDVVIPIHLSTTFARKEAEKPTAGYEYSRTGNPTRDSLEKKLAVLENARFALAFSSGMAAESTLLLTLLKSGDHIIAFDDLYGGTKRLFKILSENYNIEVSYVDARFLDNVKRAIKKNTRLIWLESPTNPLMKLCDIKEISKIAKENNIITVLDNTFLSPVFQKPLELGADIVIHSTTKYINGHSDSVGGAIMLNDEKIYEKLKFNQNAIGAILSPFDSYMVIRGIKTLTLRMLKHEENAKKIAEFLENHSKVEEVYYPGLKSHPQHELALKQMKGFGGMLSFEIKGKLKDAKKFVESLKIFSLAESLGGVESLIEIPYIMTHASLSEEEKKKVGIGENLIRVSVGIEDVEDLIEDLEIAFSKIS; from the coding sequence ATGAGATACAATACAAAACTTATTCATATTGGTGAGGAACCAAATTTAAAAGAGGGTGGAACGGGTGACGTGGTTATTCCGATTCACCTTTCAACAACCTTTGCAAGAAAGGAAGCAGAAAAACCAACAGCAGGTTATGAATACTCAAGAACAGGTAACCCTACAAGAGATTCTCTTGAAAAAAAACTTGCAGTTCTTGAAAATGCAAGGTTCGCCTTAGCTTTTTCTTCAGGAATGGCTGCGGAAAGCACCTTACTTTTAACTCTTTTAAAATCAGGTGATCATATAATTGCCTTTGATGATTTATACGGTGGAACAAAGAGGCTTTTTAAAATTTTAAGTGAAAATTATAATATTGAAGTAAGTTATGTGGATGCAAGGTTTTTGGATAATGTTAAAAGGGCAATAAAGAAAAATACAAGATTGATATGGCTTGAAAGCCCCACAAATCCCCTTATGAAATTGTGTGATATAAAAGAAATATCAAAAATTGCAAAAGAAAATAATATTATAACAGTCCTTGATAACACCTTTTTAAGTCCTGTTTTTCAGAAACCACTTGAACTTGGAGCTGATATTGTTATTCACAGTACTACAAAGTATATAAACGGCCACTCTGATTCTGTTGGTGGAGCAATTATGCTTAATGATGAAAAAATTTATGAAAAATTAAAATTCAATCAGAATGCAATTGGTGCAATACTATCACCCTTTGATTCCTATATGGTAATAAGGGGTATAAAAACTTTAACTTTAAGGATGTTAAAACATGAAGAAAATGCAAAAAAAATTGCTGAGTTTCTTGAAAATCATTCTAAAGTAGAAGAGGTTTATTATCCTGGTTTAAAATCCCACCCACAACACGAACTTGCTTTAAAACAGATGAAAGGTTTTGGCGGTATGCTTTCCTTTGAGATAAAGGGAAAATTAAAAGATGCAAAAAAATTTGTTGAAAGTTTAAAAATATTTTCCCTTGCTGAATCTCTTGGAGGTGTTGAATCCCTTATAGAAATTCCTTATATTATGACACACGCCTCTCTATCAGAGGAGGAAAAAAAGAAAGTAGGTATAGGAGAAAATCTGATAAGAGTTTCAGTTGGTATAGAGGATGTTGAGGATCTTATAGAGGATTTAGAAATTGCTTTTTCTAAGATTTCATAA